The following proteins are encoded in a genomic region of Cryptomeria japonica chromosome 11, Sugi_1.0, whole genome shotgun sequence:
- the LOC131038094 gene encoding uncharacterized protein LOC131038094 produces the protein MAELTLREALKSLCSNNGWSYAVFWKLKSRNSMILTWEDGHYQSVQSSSFSNTSIFTSTSTLPNGWDTGGMLLNHGVHGQDGFSMEDQIGQLVANMSHQTHPFGEGTIGSIAFSGRHQWIFQENFLSGRTFLESLNGSSSFEYPDGWKNQFAAGIKTIAVIAAVPYGVVQLGSRQTIMEDLDFVRHVKTLFGSVHNVSRAFTQVHVQEFLSGGNRGIQPITGMKCTSLLDGISNQSIVKDSSSKFSEEGGDSFSILGLSKGSQAQAHALPFVCSSSILAKSLSQFSRLHQKGIQLSSPTPSLAHEQETFLKVTRAMPSARVIYPLQGMLQASSCKDGNRQSLFVASGTGNNSLELMEQQIVKEMELQRQLPRLLPINAQRKGQSNIQNNALSTFHEATFSNLTFDVVKFTDSDKIMHCNLSESARDEGMHKRVLCETGPSHISNLKQTDILSSFPALQDVCRQSAHSAASSVPLMHTNGVEGLDSIPLVELDNSCPAYKDSVFSSGTVLARHPHYDSWGMTSGQCESAIQEPVSNDLIPSLDDDFSIPATPGLGSQPWDKGMTTKGVLSFFQDLMVDNFCSEKESSNSSEAAFVEVLPGTDGCVPYAFDDPKSLTSGQESSINSTTLTATDELFDVLGSVSKTTEEQAIWDDISLPVSHASSGNFISHSFGASAGSACPSEVDISQNFDTSIDRQLEKGIFCKRKSEHLLDAVVAKILLPVNHNADDNTSSKISFSRCAPSVDSASVKATSCFSGPLSGSEQSKCADLSHCKNNADIKSVQNSLTSGAQGEALAKRSPNNSDLKTQLGSWFEDSRSAKIENLGPTQSKKSDETVKVNKKRAKPGESSRPRPKDRQQIQDRVKELREIVPNGTKCSIDALLERTIKHMLFLQSVTKHADKLKQSCEPKVLDKDRGFLGKGYLEGGTSWAVEVGGQSMACPIIVENMSQPRQMLIEMVCEKQGLFLEIADVIRGLGLTILKGFMEAHNDMIWARFAVEANKEVHRMEILWSLTNLLYQNTKNNMTTSSQPSIVTHQSIDSGPQILNAF, from the exons ATGGCAGAGCTTACGTTGCGAGAGGCACTTAAAAGTCTTTGCTCCAACAATGGCTGGAGTTATGCTGTTTTCTGGAAGCTTAAATCACGTAACAGCAT GATTCTTACATGGGAAGATGGCCACTATCAGTCTGTGCAATCATCAAGCTTTTCAAATACTTCTATATTCACATCAACCAGCACTCTTCCCAATGGATGGGATACTGGAGGAATGCTACTCAATCATGGAGTCCATGGTCAAGATGGTTTTTCCATGGAAGATCAAATTGGACAACTTGTGGCTAACATGTCACATCAGACACATCCATTTGGAGAAGG CACCATTGGAAGCATTGCCTTTTCTGGAAGGCATCAGTGGATCTTTCAAGAGAACTTTCTTAGTGGGAGGACTTTTCTTGAGTCACTTAATGGATCCTCAAGTTTTGAG TATCCTGATGGTTGGAAAAATCAATTTGCAGCTGGAATAAAG ACAATTGCAGTTATAGCAGCAGTGCCATATGGAGTGGTTCAACTTGGTTCAAGACAGACT ATTATGGAGGATTTGGATTTTGTAAGACATGTAAAGACCTTATTTGGAAGCGTTCACAATGTATCAAGAGCATTTACACAAGTCCATGTTCAAGAATTTTTGAGTGGAGGGAATCGTGGAATTCAGCCTATAACAGGAATGAAATGTACATCACTGCTTGATGGGATATCTAATCAGTCGATAGTAAAAGATTCAAGTTCAAAATTTTCAGAAGAAGGTGGTGATTCATTTTCTATTTTGGGACTATCTAAAGGATCCCAAGCACAAGCTCATGCATTGCCTTTTGTATGCAGTTCTAGTATTTTAGCTAAATCTTTAAGCCAATTCTCTCGGTTACATCAAAAGGGAATTCAATTAAGTAGTCCCACACCCTCACTTGCTCATGAGCAGGAAACTTTTTTAAAAGTAACCAGGGCAATGCCCAGTGCTAGGGTAATATACCCTCTTCAGGGTATGCTACAAGCAAGTTCATGTAAGGATGGCAATCGCCAGTCATTATTTGTTGCTTCAGGAACAGGGAATAATAGTTTAGAACTTATGGAACAGCAAATAGTAAAGGAAATGGAGTTACAAAGGCAGTTGCCTCGTCTTCTTCCTATCAATGCTCAGAGAAAAGGCCAATCAAACATTCAGAATAATGCACTATCTACTTTTCACGAAGCAACATTTTCGAATCTTACTTTTGATGTAGTTAAATTTACTGATTCTGATAAAATTATGCACTGTAATTTGAGTGAGTCTGCCAGGGATGAAGGTATGCATAAGAGAGTTTTGTGTGAGACAGGTCCATCTCATATAAGTAACCTGAAACAGACAGATATTCTATCTTCTTTTCCTGCACTCCAGGATGTTTGTAGGCAATCTGCACATTCTGCAGCTTCATCCGTGCCTCTAATGCATACTAATGGGGTTGAAGGATTGGACAGCATTCCTTTGGTTGAGTTGGATAATAGCTGCCCTGCATACAAGGATTCTGTGTTTTCTTCAGGGACTGTTCTGGCTCGGCATCCTCACTATGATTCCTGGGGCATGACATCTGGGCAGTGTGAGTCTGCTATACAAGAGCCAGTCAGCAATGATCTTATACCTTCTTTAGATGATGACTTCTCAATTCCTGCAACCCCTGGATTAGGATCTCAGCCCTGGGACAAAGGAATGACAACTAAAGGTGTATTGTCTTTTTTCCAGGATCTTATGGTCGATAACTTTTGTTCAGAAAAAGAAAGTTCCAACAGTTCAGAGGCTGCCTTTGTGGAAGTTCTTCCTGGTACAGATGGGTGTGTTCCTTATGCTTTTGATGACCCTAAATCTTTAACAAGTGGACAGGAAAGCTCTATAAATTCAACTACCCTTACTGCCACTGATGAACTGTTTGATGTTTTGGGTTCTGTTTCAAAAACAACAGAAGAGCAGGCCATATGGGATGACATATCATTGCCGGTGAGTCATGCAAGTAGTGGAAATTTCATATCTCACTCATTTGGGGCATCAGCTGGCTCAGCGTGCCCATCTGAAGTAGACATTTCACAGAATTTTGATACATCCATTGATAGGCAGCTGGAGAAGGGTATTTTTTGCAAGAGGAAGTCTGAACATCTTTTAGATGCTGTAGTGGCTAAGATACTTCTCCCTGTCAACCACAATGCAGATGACAATACATCCTCAAAgatttctttctcaagatgtgCACCTTCTGTAGATAGTGCCTCAGTTAAGGCCACTTCTTGTTTCTCGGGACCATTGAGTGGTTCTGAGCAATCCAAGTGTGCAGACCTTTCTCATTGTAAAAATAATGCGGATATCAAAAGTGTTCAAAATTCTCTTACATCTGGGGCCCAAGGCGAGGCACTTGCTAAAAGATCACCCAACAATTCTGATTTGAAGACTCAGCTTGGTTCATGGTTTGAAGATAGTAGGAGTGCAAAGATTGAGAACCTGGGGCCTACTCAATCAAAAAAATCAGATGAAACAGTCAAAGTCAATAAGAAGAGGGCTAAACCTGGTGAAAGTTCTAGACCAAGGCCTAAGGATAGGCAGCAGATCCAGGACCGTGTTAAAGAACTCAGAGAAATTGTACCAAATGGAACCAAG TGCAGCATAGATGCTTTGTTGGAACGCACTATCAAGCACATGCTTTTCTTGCAGAGTGTCACCAAGCATGCCGATAAACTAAAGCAAAGTTGTGAGCCAAAG GTGCTTGATAAGGATAGAGGTTTTCTTGGGAAAGGTTACCTGGAAGGAGGTACTAGCTGGGCAGTGGAAGTGGGTGGTCAAAGCATGGCATGCCCTATCATAGTGGAGAATATGAGTCAACCTCGGCAGATGCTTATAGAG ATGGTTTGTGAGAAGCAAGGACTCTTTCTTGAAATAGCAGACGTCATTCGAGGACTGGGGCTTACTATTTTAAAAGGATTCATGGAAGCTCATAATGACATGATCTGGGCGCGCTTTGCTGTCGAG GCAAATAAAGAGGTGCACAGGATGGAGATTTTGTGGTCCCTGACGAATTTGTTGtatcaaaacacaaaaaacaatatgactacgaGCAGCCAACCTAGTATAGTCACACATCAGAGCATTGATAGTGGTCCTCAAATATTGAATGCATTCTAG